In the genome of Sinorhizobium chiapasense, the window GATCACTTCGGAAAAGTGTGGCGCGGTCGGATAGCTGGTATATCGCGGCACCGGCGCCGCATACTTCAGAACGAGTGCGTCTTCCATCTTTCTCTCCAGGCTGGTCACGGAGAGATAAGGGAGCGTCGCGCGGCCGCCTTTGATTTTGATCAAGTGAGCCGCAAAACCGCCCGCAAATTGACAATTCGCAATTTTGTCTGAGACATAGTTTCGCGGTTCAGGAGTTGGCACCCGTCAACTCTTGCTTTGCGCGCGTCAATCCTTTCTTGTTCTTTTGGCACACAAAGCGGGGAACGGAAGAATTGCAAATCGTGAGCGAACAAAGCCGCAAGGACATTCATAATTCGGAGATTCCGGTCGTCTGCGCCGCCTGCGAGGCGCGCCACGGCGGCGTCTGCAGCACACTCACGCCGAGCCAGTTGACCGAACTCAGCCGCCATTCGACACGCCGGCGCGTCGATCCGGGCAGCGAGATGGTCGGCCAGGGCGAAACGACAAACAACTATGCGAACATCATTCGCGGCGTGGTGAAACTCAGCAAGATGCTCTCCGACGGCCGCCAGCAGATCGTCGGCCTGCAGTTCGCGCCCGACTTCATGGGCCGGCCCTTCACCCGCGAAAGTGCGCTGAGCGCCGAGGCGGCAACCGGTATCGATATCTGCGCTTTCCCGCGTGCCGTTGTCGAGCGTCTGGTCGCGGAAGTCCCGGGCCTCGAGCACCGGCTGCACGAGCAGGCTCTCAAGGAGCTCGACGAGGCACGCGACTGGATGCTGACGCTCGGCCGCAAGACCGCGCAGGAAAAGGTCGCGAGCTTTCTCTACCTCATCGCCACCCACATCGATCCCGAGCATGGCCGTGCGAGCGAATTCGACCTACCACTCTCTCGCGCCGATATCGCCGACTATCTCGGCCTCACCATCGAAACGGTGAGCCGCCAGATCACCAAGCTGCGCAAGGACGGGGTGATCCTCGTCGAGAACAGCCGCCGCGTTGTCGTGCCCGACATCGACCGGCTGACGCGCTTCGCCGGAATGGATTAATGCAACGGCACCGCCTTGCATCGCAGTCAGCTTCTATCTGACGACGCCTGCCGTAGCCAAACGCGGATCATCGAGAAGAATTGCGTCCGGTGCAATCGTTCGCAGCCTTTCAAGGCCTTCCTGATCGACCTGACCGACAGGAAACGGCGGATATTCGGCACGAGGGATCGTCCGCGGTTGACCAACCATCACGGCAAGACGCATGCCCGCATTACGCACGGCGGCAGCGCGTTCGGCCGTCGCATCACCCTGCCACAGCCTAAACCAGCTTGCGCCCGCTGAAACTTAGAACAACGACGCGACCAAAGCCGCGACGCCAAAGACGAGCGTCATCGCCGAGCAGGCGCCATAAAAAACGGAAACGGCGTCATCGATGTCTTCAGGTGTCGCGATCGATCTGCCGGGCTCGTTGATCATCGGCTCGTCGACCTTCACGCCGGCATAGGTCCGCGGCCCGGCAAGCTGGATATTCAAGGCCCCCGCCATCGCAGCCTCGGGCCAACCGGAATTCGGCGACCGATGGAGACCGTGGTCGCGCCGTGCCACATCGATCGCAGTTCTCGCCTCCTCCGCACCCTGTTTGAAATAGGCCCCGGCGGCTACCAGCAGGATCGAAATGCGCGCCGCCGGCAGGTTGGCAAGGTCGTCCAGCCGTGCCGCGGTCCAGCCGAAATGCAGATATTTCGGGCTCTTGTGACCGATCATCGAGTCGGCCGTATTCAGCATCTTGTAGGCGAACAGACCCGGAAGCCCGGCGATTGCGTACCAGAAGGCGGGAGCCACAACGCCATCGGAGAAATTTTCCGCGAGGCTTTCGATGGCGGCCCGGCAGACGCCCGGCTCGTCGAGCGTCTTCGGATCGCGGCCGACGATCATCGATACGGCCGCCCTGCCGCCTTCAAGCCCGTCTTGACGCAGGGCCTGCGCCACGTGCCTCACGTGATCGGCGAGGCTCTTCTGTGCAAGGAAGACGGCAACGACGATGGCTTCCAGCAGGAAGCCGATGGCGCCCAGCACATCGAAAAGGCGATGAAAAACGACGCCAACCGCGATGCTTGCCGCGAGCAGGAGCAGGATCGCCGCCAGCCCCCTCACCTTCAGGGCGAGCGCCCCCGCGCTGCCGCGATTGAGTACCTCGTCGAGAAGCCCGATGGCCTTGCCAAAAAAGACGACCGGATGCGTCACGCGCTCCCAGAGCCAGTCGGGATCGCCGACCAGACGATCGATAACCAGTGCAACAACGAGGATGAGGAAAATTTCAACAGTCAATTACACACCTGTCCGCTGCAAAGCCTCGGCAAGCCGCCGATCGCCGTTTTCGTCCGGGGTGAGTCCGATCCTGAGCCAACGCGGATCGTAGTCGAACTTGCGTGTCAGGATGCGCGCTTCGCAAAGCGCGGTGTGAAGGTGGCATGCCCGCTCGTTCTCGACCAGCGCGAAAAGACCCGTGCCGCCCGCGATTTTCAGGCCGGCTGCTCTGAGTACCGTATCGAGCCCGGCCTTGCGCAAGGCGATCCCTCTCGCGGTTGCCTCAGTGTCGCCTTCCATGAGCTTTGCCGAAACGGCGAGTGCCGGGCCGGAAACCGCCCAGGGACCGAGCCATTCGCGGAACGCTGCAAGCACAGAAGGACGAGCGATGACGAAGCCGAGCCTCAGGCCTGCAAGCCCAAAGAACTTGCCGAAGGAGCGGAACACCAGGAGATTGTCGGAGGTCGCTGCATAGCGGGCAACGCTGGCACCCGGCTCAAGATCACCGAAGGCCTCGTCGACCACCAGCAAGCCGCCATGCGCATTCATGGCCTCCGCCATGGCAAGGATTTCGTCAGGGGAGAAGAGCCGCCCGGTCGGGTTGTTGGGATTGACGACCACCGCGAGGCCGTGGGCGGCGGCAAGATCGTCGGCGCGCCGGACGGGATCGACCGCGACGCCGGCGGCAGAAAGCACGCGAGCGTATTCGCCATAGGTCGGCGCGAAAACGGCGGCACGTCTCCCGGCTTCGACCAGACGCGGCAGCAACTGGATCGCGGCCTGGGTGCCGGGTACCGGCAGGGGCATGGCATCACCGGTTCCATAGTAGCGGCTCGCGGCGAGACGGGCCGCCTCCTCGACGTTCCGGTCCGGGAGGCGATGCCAGACGCTGGGATCGATCACCGGCAATGAAACCGGGCACGGGTTGATGCCGGTCGAAAGGTCGAGCCATTCGGCCGGCGCACCGCCGAAACGCTCGGCGGCCTCGGTGATCCCGCCGCCATGAAGGATGGGAGCGGTCATTGTCTGCCCGAGAGATCGATGAGATGCATGAAGGAACCGGCGACATTCCGGCGCCTGAGGCCCACCTTGCCGAGATCGTTGCCCGCGGCGTCGTGGGCCGCAAAGAGCGGTTCGGCCGCCCCTTCGGAGACAATGGTCGCGTAGTGGAACTCGTGCGCCGTCATCGGTCCATCGAAAAATGCGTTGTCGAGCGGCGCGACGCGCCGGTAGCCGAGGTGCCGCTTGCGTTCAGCAAAACTGGTCACCAGCGGCAGAAGGCCAAGCATTTCGTAACGCCTGCCATCCGCGGCGACA includes:
- a CDS encoding Crp/Fnr family transcriptional regulator, with amino-acid sequence MQIVSEQSRKDIHNSEIPVVCAACEARHGGVCSTLTPSQLTELSRHSTRRRVDPGSEMVGQGETTNNYANIIRGVVKLSKMLSDGRQQIVGLQFAPDFMGRPFTRESALSAEAATGIDICAFPRAVVERLVAEVPGLEHRLHEQALKELDEARDWMLTLGRKTAQEKVASFLYLIATHIDPEHGRASEFDLPLSRADIADYLGLTIETVSRQITKLRKDGVILVENSRRVVVPDIDRLTRFAGMD
- the cbiB gene encoding adenosylcobinamide-phosphate synthase CbiB: MTVEIFLILVVALVIDRLVGDPDWLWERVTHPVVFFGKAIGLLDEVLNRGSAGALALKVRGLAAILLLLAASIAVGVVFHRLFDVLGAIGFLLEAIVVAVFLAQKSLADHVRHVAQALRQDGLEGGRAAVSMIVGRDPKTLDEPGVCRAAIESLAENFSDGVVAPAFWYAIAGLPGLFAYKMLNTADSMIGHKSPKYLHFGWTAARLDDLANLPAARISILLVAAGAYFKQGAEEARTAIDVARRDHGLHRSPNSGWPEAAMAGALNIQLAGPRTYAGVKVDEPMINEPGRSIATPEDIDDAVSVFYGACSAMTLVFGVAALVASLF
- the cobD gene encoding threonine-phosphate decarboxylase CobD, producing MTAPILHGGGITEAAERFGGAPAEWLDLSTGINPCPVSLPVIDPSVWHRLPDRNVEEAARLAASRYYGTGDAMPLPVPGTQAAIQLLPRLVEAGRRAAVFAPTYGEYARVLSAAGVAVDPVRRADDLAAAHGLAVVVNPNNPTGRLFSPDEILAMAEAMNAHGGLLVVDEAFGDLEPGASVARYAATSDNLLVFRSFGKFFGLAGLRLGFVIARPSVLAAFREWLGPWAVSGPALAVSAKLMEGDTEATARGIALRKAGLDTVLRAAGLKIAGGTGLFALVENERACHLHTALCEARILTRKFDYDPRWLRIGLTPDENGDRRLAEALQRTGV